From one Triticum aestivum cultivar Chinese Spring chromosome 4B, IWGSC CS RefSeq v2.1, whole genome shotgun sequence genomic stretch:
- the LOC123093108 gene encoding deSI-like protein At4g17486 produces MKLKTKRPGWKSLVPLQLSRKSTMRFFLFPKVQASGQSPNDTPVYLNVYDLTPMNGYIYWAGLGIFHSGIEVHGVEYAFGAHDYPTSGVFEVEPRQCPGFRFRRSIYLGTTCLDPIQVRQFMELQSVNYNGDSYHLIMKNCNHFCKDMCYKLTGSKIPKWVNRLARIGAICNCLLPESLKISPVGHDPNSQTEDSEKRRLRNPLSCFSSISSQRALPPSSSPFPPSPVKEPLASSSSRKSSTASLKSR; encoded by the exons ATGAAACTAAAGACAAAACGACCTGGATGGAAGTCCCTCGTGCCTCTGCAGCTGAGCAGGAAATCCACCATGCGCTTCTTTCTGTTTCCCAAGGTTCAGGCATCCGGTCAATCCCCAAATGATACTCCGGTTTATCTTAATGTGTATGATTTGACGCCCATGAATGGCTACATATATTGGGCAGGCCTTGGTATATTTCACTCTGGGATTGAAG TTCATGGCGTCGAATATGCATTTGGAGCACATGATTATCCCACAAGCGGGGTATTTGAGGTAGAGCCTCGTCAATGCCCTGGTTTCAGATTCAGGAGATCAATATATCTTGGTACGACGTGCTTAGATCCCATCCAAGTTAGGCAGTTCATGGAGCTACAGTCAGTAAACTACAATGGAGATTCTTACCATCTCATCATGAAGAATTGCAACCACTTTTGCAAGGATATGTGTTACAAATTGACCGGCAGCAAAATTCCAAAATGGGTGAATCGGCTCGCCAGAATAG GTGCGATCTGCAACTGCCTCCTCCCGGAGTCTCTGAAGATCTCCCCGGTCGGCCATGATCCAAACAGCCAGACCGAGGATTCAGAGAAGCGCCGTCTGCGGAACCCGTTGAGCTGTTTCTCCTCCATCTCGAGCCAGAGAGCGCTTCCCCCGTCTTCTTCCCCTTTCCCTCCATCGCCGGTGAAAGAGCCCCTTGCGAGCTCTTCGTCGAGGAAATCCAGCACTGCGTCGCTCAAGAGTAGGTAG
- the LOC123095118 gene encoding homeobox-leucine zipper protein HOX12, giving the protein MSPEEGERLLFPSFVFPDGFPADDATPAVSGGEQKKAGRQRRRRRARQAAAGEGAGGDDAAKKRRLSDEQAQFLEMSFRKERKLETPRKVQLAAELGLDTKQVAVWFQNRRARYKSKLIEEEFSKLRAAHDAVVVHNCHLEAELLRLKERLAETEEEKNKAMAAAAAATTGGGGGSSPSSSSFSTVTAMVGGQQFGMEEVETDLTYMSEYAYTNYMMDLAAGGYLGGVYDQFS; this is encoded by the exons ATGAGCCCCGAGGAGGGAGAGAGGCTCTTGTTCCCTTCCTTCGTCTTCCCGGACGGTTTCCCGGCGGACGACGCCACACCAGCCGTCTCCG GTGGAGAGCAGAAGAAGGCcggccggcagcggcggcggaggagggcgagGCAGGCAGCGGCAGGCGAAGGCGCGGGAGGGGACGATGCGGCGAAGAAACGCCGGCTGAGTGACGAGCAGGCGCAGTTCCTGGAGATGAGCTTCAGGAAGGAACGTAAACTGGAAACGCCCCGCAAGGTGCAGCTCGCCGCGGAGCTGGGCCTGGACACCAAGCAGGTCGCGGTGTGGTTCCAGAACCGCCGCGCCCGCTACAAGAGCAAGCTCATCGAGGAGGAGTTCTCCAAGCTCCGCGCCGCCCACGACGCCGTCGTCGTCCACAACTGCCACCTCGAGGCCGAG CTGCTGAGGCTCAAGGAGAGGTTGGCGGAGACggaggaggagaagaacaaggccatggcggcggcggcggcggcgacaacggGCGGCGGGGGTGGCAGCAGCCCGAGCTCTTCGTCGTTCTCGACGGTGACGGCAATGGTAGGGGGGCAGCAGTTCGGGATGGAGGAGGTGGAGACCGACCTCACCTACATGAGCGAGTACGCCTACACCAACTACATGATGGACTTGGCGGCCGGCGGCTACCTCGGAGGGGTGTACGATCAGTTCAGCTGA